Part of the Onthophagus taurus isolate NC chromosome 11, IU_Otau_3.0, whole genome shotgun sequence genome is shown below.
GTGTATTATTCTCTAAATCTTAGAAAGTATAAAAACTAGTACTTATAAATAAAGGCACAATATTATTACCTTGGCCTCTATGAGTATTTCTCATGAAGCCCACAACTGGAAAGTCTCTGACTTGATTTAAGTGTCAGACCAAAGGTGGATCAATTTTGATCTAGATATAAAAAAGATCGGGAAAAACCTGAAACGAAACCTTAGGAATACTGTTGTGAACAGGGTGTTTGAGCAGCGATGTTAAGGAACAATCGATGGTCTTGACAGATTCCCTGACAATTGCGTATAAAAAGGCTTGTCCACTTCGTCTGGAAGCTGATTCAGGACTCTGTGGTGGTGTACTGAGCTCAGCAACCATAAGAGAGAAGTCAGAACAGCCTTCAATGAAGCCAAAAGCTCGAGATTAGATTCCGATTGGAATTGCTATGAGAGAGGGACGTGGAGGAGATTCTGCGAAGAAGTCACCTCTGGAAACGAACTCTCTCGTCTTAAAAGGGTTCTGGGCTCAGACCCGGACCGGCGAATAGGTTTATTAAAGAAGGATGACGGTTATTATACCGACAACTTTCTACAAAGCTTACACCTTCTAATGAATGTGCATTTTTCAGGTTCGGTAGACTCTACATAGAGTAGCTCATGGTGAGACCGACTGCAGATGACTGGCTGTTAGCTGAGAAGATCTGCAGGATAAAATGAGGTGGGCAATAAACAGCTTTTCACCTTTCAAAGCTCCTGGACCTAATGGTATCGTACCCGCCCTGCTGCAGTGGAGATTGGAGGAATTGATATCTCACCTAAGGAACATCTTATAGGTATACCTGGAGCTTCGCTACATTCCCAGTTGTTGTCGTGAGGTTTTGGTGAATTTCATACCTAAATCGGGTAAGCAAAACTACTTCCTTCCAAAGTTTTTTAGACCAATCAGCCTCTCctcgtttttattaaaaaccttaGAGACACTGTGCGATCTTTACATAAGGGATATCTGCCTTGTCGATAGACCCTTAGATTCTAATCAACCCAAGTCCACACCGACAGCTCTTCAGTGTGACCAGCTTCGTTGGTATTAACGAGGCTGAGCACAATATTCCTTGTAGCCTCTGTGGCTGGATAGAGAGCTCCCAGGGGAAAACATGTGGGGGTGTTATTTGACAGGATGAGAGGCTCTCAATATAGTCGAGAAATGGTGCGAAAGGCGAAATTGTAGCGGAAAATTGGTAATTTTCGATTGCCCTTGTTCGCTAAATGCCCATTGAGTTTCTCTAAAGAGGTTAAATATCTGGGTATCACTCTGAATAGCAAACTATCGTGGAAATCACACCTAGATAATAGAGTAAAGAAAACTAGTGTCGCATTTGGCCAGTGCCAAAAGGCGATTTAGAAGACATGGGGTTTCTCATCCAAATCTGCCCTCTGGATCTACACGGCTGTGATACGACCTATGCTCACTTATGTTGCAGTAATATGGTGGGCTAAATCCTTACCGCCACTACCGCACTAAATAGAATACAGAGACTTGCGTGTATATATGTTACAGGTGCCATGAAGACGACCCCCACTGCGgccatggaaaacatgttaaacttgTCACCTCTACATTTATATATTCAGGAGGTGGCGCTGATTACCATGTTGCGACTACGGGAAGTAGGACTTTTCAAAGAAGAGGAAGAAACCGGAGGAAGTGCAACGCTTGGAACAAATTGGAATGCTGCACGGACTATATACCGGCTAAATTCACATTTTCAAGGAAATACCTTATCTATTGTAGTTCCACAGAAGTAGATAGAAATAACTaccttaaaatctacactgatggttctTATAGACGGACTGGTGCAGGAGCGGGAGTCTTTTCTAATGATTTATGGTTCCGTCTCCTCACATTGCTTGGAGAGGGCATCACCGTTAAGCAGACGGAATTAGtcgctataaaatttgctGCTGAGTACATTATTAGCTTCAATTGCAGTATTAAGACCTTTACAATCTTTACCGGCAGTagacaatttgttttaactcTAAGCAAGGATAAATTTACCTCTGCCCTGAttatagattgtcatttgacGCTTGAAGAGGCGGCAACACTAAACACTGCAGTGGATAAAGGGACACTCGACTCACTCGGGGAATAAGCACGCCGATAGGCTGACAAAAAGGGCTGCTGGGAAAGTGCCCTGTTCCCCCTTGCCGACAGTTATCCCTTCTATGGTATCTCATATTGAATTAATCAAAACCTGCAAAAAGTTCTTTGACTGGTGGGATAGAGTTAAAGGGTGCCAGTTAGCTAAAAGGTTATTATTTTATCCCTTAGCTGACGCAGCACAAAAATTTGTAAGTCTGGGTAAAAGCGCCTTATGGGTTATTACGGGACTTGTTACAGGTCACTGTAAGATAAATAAACACCTTTATAACACAAAGTGTATTGACAGCCCTCTCTGTTGAGGTTGTGAACAAGACGACGAGACGGTTTATCATATCTTGTGTGACTGTTCTGCCCTTAAGGACCTCAGATTAAGAGTATTCGGGGAAGAATGGCCTACTACAGATGGCGTCAGACACACACCTTTGAGCTGTATCTTAGCCTTTGGTAACTCCTTAGGCTGGTCGATATAACCGGAAATATACAAGGGGACCGttggggcctaagtgctgcGTGTGTTGCATGCCCTCTCCTTCTTCAGCGTCGAAAGATCGGGGAGACTCTgcggaaaaaaaaatactgctgtcagaaaactaaatttgctgacagaagactagatactgctggcatAAGAATAGATACTGGCTGTATAAGACTAGATAATGCATGGAGAACATTAAACGTTGTTTGTAAAAGACTATATATTGCTGGAAAAAAGTAGATATTACCTATGCTAGTAGACCACTAAATACTTCATCTCAAGCGATGTGCTTGtatcctttaaaaaaattaaataaaaacaatatcttttttatttttaatctttcttAATTCTCAAGTTACAAAAGGATCATTTCATCCACAAAATAAAGCAACCGGGCAAAAGAATAGATACTGGCTGTataagactagatactgcatGGAGATCAGTGAATcttgcttgcagaagactacatTCTGCTTGAAGGAGACTATGTACTGCTGGAAAAAAGTAGATATTGCCTGTGCTAGTAGActactaaatactgcttgaaGAAGACTACACACTGCTTAAAGAAGAAAGGAAACCACTGAAAAAAGACTAGAAGACACGATAAGACTAGAAACTGTGATTAAACTTGAGGCAGATGAGCTAATAACGAAAGTAGACCTTCGTCCGATACTATATTCAGCAAAATGATAAGTAACGAAGCGAGTTGACTCAAAATTACTTCCTAAAAGGAAAGTGAAATGAACATGGTAAGAGGGAAGTCTCTTGGTGGAGGCAGTAAGaatcgattttattatattttaatatcgaTAAAccctaataatttatttctaattaacttaatagcaaaaattaattataatatttataaaaaaaatttaatgttgatttagaagttgaactaaaactttataaaccAAGTCCGGAGCTTCTCTTCCATATGTAAAATCAGAATGGGACCACATTTCATCAGGaacaacatattttaaaaccaaatttggtagaTTTTTGGCTATATCGGTTGtatcctttaaaaaaattaaataaaaactatatcgtttttatttttaatcattcttACTTCACAAGTTACTAAAGGATCATTTCTTCCACAAAATAAAGCAACTGGAGCTGATATTTTCGATATATTATAATCGGGTGGAACTTCAGAATcataaatctttaaattttcggATTTACCATAATCGAATTTTTGAAAGGCTcctaaaaaatgaataataaaaaataggaattaaagttaaaattgtgAATTTAACTTCGATCAAACATTTGGGCATAATGTTCCAGCATTTGCATTGAAAGTCCACCTgataaattattcattaaaactGGAATAAAatcctaaaataaattattaaattaattcgaaattaagtaattaaataattacagGGTCCATTTGCGTGCTGTATCCTGCAATTAAATAAACTAGttgtaaacaaattaatttcatcataTTGCAATATTCGCTGCGAAATTTTCCAGCGGGGAATTCATAAATATCCAGCATTTTAAAGAGACtctaaaagaattaaatgttttgtttttcttaatttgatttatttaataattttttaataattacttttattgtatTGTAGTTTTTGGATAAATGCATccatacagggtgtttattATGTTTGGTGTACATCGTTGAAGCCAATAAAATCGCTAATCTTATTTTATCGTTGTATTCCGGCCTTTCGGATAAAAATACCCCGAAAGATGTCGATCCTTGGGAATACccgatgaaaaatatttttggttggTGGGTTACATTTATTATGTAATCGATACAAAGTGGGTAATCGTAAAATCCAACTTCGtgaaaacttaattaattcatcaattaagttatggtaaaaagttgtaataaaatttacctaaatttccaaaattctTCATCATCAGGGTTTAAATAAACGTGTTTTCTAGATGATCTTGTCCCCCTTGTGCAATAAATCCAAACATCGTAACCAGCGTTTGATAAAGTAAATCCCAAACTTATATTTCCGGTTAACACGTAATGTACTGAGCCCATATCCAATCCtggtgttaataaaattgcagatctttttttattatcgttTGATTTTCCATGGGGGATTCTATGTAATTCGATTATGTAACCATCTTGTGATGTTAATTGATGAATTTCGAATGGGTAACCATACTTTTTCGTTATTTCcaactaaaaaatttattgtttgaaataaaaaaatataaaagtgatTACTTACTATGTTTAAACCATCATTTTTAAGTATATCAGCTAAAATTTCGTCTGCATAAATTCCacataaagtaaaaataaaaattgttaaagtaacgaaaattttattaaaaaacatgttAATTTGTGAAAATTATCCAATCAACTGatcttttttcttataaactataaaattaaacttgttTTATATCGgtaatttgctttaattataaataatgaattaattactgttattaattaagataaaaaccttgttatttttatcaattaagtCTTCTAATATTGTTTCATCCATTCAACCATTTTTGTGTAAATCAGTTCAGTGGCATTTTTAGCAAAGAGATAATCAACGTGGTTCCACATTTCATAAggtactttaaatttaaatgcgACATTTGGAAGATCTTTACTTAAATCTTCAATATCCTCCACATCTACAAACGCATCATTTCTGCCATACATTAATGCAACTGGCGCGgtgatatttttaatgttatatagaGGTGGGGTGATCGTCCcataatatttcaaatttcccTCCGATCCATaatcaaattgtttaaatatttcttaaaaaaatataatttaaataaaaaaattaattattaaaaatcctcACTTGTTTGTATAATTTGGGCATAATGCTCaaacgttttaaaagaaaaactccCAGGTAAATAACTCCTAAAAAgaattgattataaattaaaaaaaaaaataaataatacaaaatttacatGATCCATTTGGTCCTTATCAAACCCCATAACCGTATTGATATAAATAgaacaaagaaattttaatcggCTCACACACAACTGCGAAAAAAACTTTCCCAATTGCAAATTAAACGGAATTTCATAAAGCCCTATAGAATAAACAATATCTTTAAGTAACCCAATATTATCGACCAAAGTcctcaaaaacgaatttttttgaTGAGTATTATAAACGTTGGGAGCTACGAGGATCGCCAGGCGGATTTTTTCGTTCATTTCCGGCCTTTCACTTCCCATAACGCAAAATGCGGTTCCACCTTGAGAGTGGccgataaaaaagattttatccTGTTTTGTAACGTTTACAATGTAATTAATTTCGGCCGTTAAGTCGTAAACTCCGAATTCGTGAAAACTAAACAtccaaaattgtttataatttggaTTGAGATAACGATGTCTTCGCGACCACGATGTACCTCTTGCGTTTGCCAACCAAATGTCGTAACCTTCATCGCTTAAAACTAATCCCATACTTTTTCGGCCGGTTACAATAAATTCGCGGGCACTTCCGGTGTTTccatgaaaaaataaaatcgctGGACGATTTTGTACCGTGTTTTTATTGATGCTGTAAGGAATTCTTTGTAATTCAACTATGTAACCATCCTCGGTTGTTACCCAATGACGTTCTAATGggtaattatatttttttatgatctGCAACTAATTTTTGGggttatcaatttatttttacaaatgtACAACTTACTGTATTTAAATAGGTGTTTGATAAGatatcttttaaagtttcgtTGTAATCTGCAATTATTAATGgcaaataaaccaaaaataacGACGTCTGGATGTTGAACATCATTGAAATATAATGAAATACTTTAAATACTCtgtgttaaaaattgattaaaaccaattacaagtaattttttatacgctgtatttcaattttgttgtcaattaaaagttattttcgtttttggaTAAACAAACCAATTtttgacttaaaaataaatatatttatttaattagaatAATTACATTATTCTTCTCATCGGTTCAAACTTCCTTTTTGAAGTTATTAAGAACAGCATCTTCTTCGCCCTGCTTAAAGTACTACTAtctacagggtgtttcggtgactcggggcataaaattaacctcatatactagagcaaaaatgatgacgattcgtgaaaaaaaattattataaaagtcttcaaatggctaagatatgggccatcaaagtttagaaattttaacacatttttctttaatattttcaataccatttatggtagagcgttgaaatttggtacagcataaacaaatatcaagcaaaatcattgaaccaattttaactttgatcgggcggcggcaaccatgctatacagggtgtacctaaaatttgtttgctcagaacttttttgttcgctcgaaaccctacatttatttttgtacttt
Proteins encoded:
- the LOC111421300 gene encoding lipase 3-like; the protein is MMFNIQTSLFLVYLPLIIADYNETLKDILSNTYLNTLQIIKKYNYPLERHWVTTEDGYIVELQRIPYSINKNTVQNRPAILFFHGNTGSAREFIVTGRKSMGLVLSDEGYDIWLANARGTSWSRRHRYLNPNYKQFWMFSFHEFGVYDLTAEINYIVNVTKQDKIFFIGHSQGGTAFCVMGSERPEMNEKIRLAILVAPNVYNTHQKNSFLRTLVDNIGLLKDIVYSIGLYEIPFNLQLGKFFSQLCVSRLKFLCSIYINTVMGFDKDQMDHELFTWEFFF